ttagtggagggatggtagggttagtggaggatgtagggttagtggagggtggGTAGGTTAGGGaggggatggtagggttagtggagggatggtagggtagtggaggatggtagggttagtggagggtgtcgggttagtggagggatggtaggttagtggagggatggtaagggttagtggagggatggtagggttagtggagggatggtagggttagtggaggatggtagggttagtggagggatggtaggttagtggagggatggtagggttagtggagggatggtagggttagtggaggatggtagggttagtgagggatggtagggtagtggaggatggtagggttagtggagggatggtagggttagtggagggatggtagggttagtggaggggatggtagggttagtggagggatggtaggggttagtggaggggtggtagggtagtGGAGGGATGGTACGGTGAGTgagggtggtagggttagtgagggatggtagggttagtggaggggtggtagggttagtggagggatggtagggttagtggaggggtggtagggttagtggagggatggtagggttagtggaggggtggtagggttagtggagggatggtagggttagtggaggggtggtagggttagtggaggggtggtagggttagtggagggatggtagggttagtggaggggtggtagggttagtggagggatggtagggttagtggagggatggtagggttagtggaggggtggtagggttagtggagggatggtagggttagtggagggatggtagggttagtggagggatggtagggttagtggagggatggtagggttagtggagggatggtagggttagtggagggatggtagggttagtggagggatggtagggttagtggaaaataataaaattaaatatataaaaaacacaaaaacatttatgggggattggaaatgatgcagacaattacattgaaagCCACAATctgtctgcaatattaaagcagatctaccccccccccacattttTTTATAAAACAAAAATGAAACATACAAAATATTTGCTGCATTATATAGACAACAAAGACATAATAGGCTACTTCAATATTCTAACATGCAGACAAAAGTACAGATAGAAGATAGTGGCCCAAATATCCTGTATGTCATTGTTAAACAATTGAATATGAACACCTGTTGTTTAGGAATCCAAGTGTGTGCTCTGTTAGACACAGCTGTGACAACTTCCTGAAACTGCCAGCAGTGCAGGAGTTTGATTAGGACTTTTGCCTGTCATGTGACCAGGCAAAAGTGGCGAGGGAGGAGTGGCTCATGCCCGTGAGGCAGCCTGGTTTCAAAAAGGATGCAATCACTTTTCAGCCGGGCCAGCATTGTCAAATTCCCTCATTGTCCTAGCCAGTAGGTATCCAAAAAAAGTGAGAGAAAAAATGAGCTTACGAATCTGATACTGACTGATGTTTTATCACTCCTCTCACATAACTACATTTGTTTAGTTGTCAAATGCCAGAAAATAGAACATAAATTATGTACAAGTTGGATGTAACAAGAAATTCATGTGAGTAATCATTTGTTGTTCTCACTTCAGGCTGAAGTTTTTGTGTGAGTGCTCATATGAGACTTCAAGCTTCCTTTATAACCAAAGCatttgccacattctttgcactggtaaggtttctcccctgtgtgaacaCGCTGATGAAGTCTTAAATAGCTTAATGCCATGTAACTTTTCTTGCATACAGGACAATTATATggtctctcccctgtgtgaactCTCATATGCAATATCAATTCCATCTTCTGGTTGAAGGATTTGTCACAGTCTTTGCACTGATAAGGTTTCTCCCCTGTATGTATCCTTGAATGGATGGTCAAGCTTCCTTTCTGGTTAAACATTTTGCCACAATGTTTGCACTGGTATGGATTATCTCCTGTGTGTACCCTTGTATGTCTGTCCAAGTCGCCTTTCTGGATGAAGCTTTTGTCACATTGTTTGCACagataagatttctctcctgtgtgtatcttTGAATGGATGGTCAAGTGTCCCTTACGTGTGAAGCTTTTGTCACATTGTTGACACCGATATGGTTTCTCCACTGCAGCAGAGCAGTCTGGATGAACTGAAAGGGGCTGATCACTGGTTGGTTCTGGTACTATGTAGCCCTCTCCATCAGCTTCTGTTTTGATCTCTTCAGTTATGATGATAGGTAGAATACACCTCTCTCCGTCATCCACAGTTTGGTTTTGGTAAAGATGTGAGGGCTGAGGTGAGTCCTCCTGACTGAGTCTGAGCTCCTGTtgttcctctttaatctgtgTGGGTTCTGGGTCCTCCTGCCCCAGACTGGGGCTCCACTCCTGCTTACAGTTCTGCTGCTCAGGGTGAACGGCAGGAGTCAGTACCTGGAAGTCTGGAGGGAAAAAATATATCTTAAACAGGTGCACTATGCAGATATCGCTCAGTCATTCACTCAGTCAAGTTTTCCTTATTTCAGTTTaaatgacaaaacaagcaagtatagtgtagtgagtcattgtaccatctaaactgctgtgaaatatattttccatgaccaaaaatatagtattttcagttgtttgaagcttgtgtaaaaaaataaacttaagaatgggaagcagaTCATTAATGTGCATAGCAcatatagaacagatctaccacttcttagacttgctttcaatgagaatgacagatctataactacatttctatgtgaatttggtcagttgGCCAAAAAATGACATATTCCAGCTTTAATAAAGTATCAGATATGTTGTTTGGAAGCCCTCTCTGTGCTCAACAATAAGACGGTTTTGTTGACTAGTCTACACTAAACAGCACAGAAAAGACTCCTGACTCCTGCACTCCTGATctgcaaaaatgtattttatttcagaATTAGTTTAAAATGAGTTTAAGTTCAGTGTTAAGGTTAATGgtttggttagggttaaggtaagggtcagTTTTAGATTTTGGTTAGTCGTTTACGGGTCAGGAATGTCCTTAAAACCGCTCCCCCTGCACGTGATTTATACAATGCAATGTTGGTGAACCAGAGTTTCGTTCGAGGATAGCCAGAATGTAAGGGTTTCCACAGCCACAGTCTAAATTGGCTAAAATGTGCTTTTTTATATATTCTTTCATTTAACCTTTCTTAAGATTAGGCAtaaagttagcagtgtggttaagtttaaaatcacattttatgaaGAGACATTTTAGAAATAGGAGggatttatgactttgtggctgtggtatctAGTGACGACCGAGGAAGAGACGAAGCTCTTTAGCATGGGAGAGGCTATACGGACAAGCCTGGTGCCCAAAATTGTTTGACGTGTGTCGTGCAGAGAGTTGAGTAGGGATGAACGGATTCGGTTCAGTCAGTTGTCCTAATCAGCCCCCCTCAGCTAGCTAGTTCTATTTTGTAACGGGTCACTTACTGTACCCACGTAACCTGTCGAGAATTGTAAACTTGTTTGCCGAAGTTGGGACTTCATTACattgttgatttttttttaaaatgtagacGTTACCACAGTTGTACATTTTCGGTGAAAATCACTACAATAAATGTCACTCTGGCCTGATATTGGCTAGACTATCTAACTACCTCCCTCTCCCTACTGCAGGACAGCAGTGCTCGGCAATCAAGATTGAAGGATAGACTGTGCCCCGTTCTGTTGTTGCCGGGTTGCGGTGCAAACTCTCCCTGTTGAGCAGTAGACTCCATCATGGTGACATCCAGATGGTTACTACCAAAAGTACACATTATTTATCGTGCAGGTTGCTGTCCTACTTTAAATATAATCAAGTTGGCTGTAACAAATTAACCAGGTAGCTACTGCCAGCGACATGTGATACAGATGCACGGTGAAGCAACTTCTGCCCAGTGGGAATTACAGTAACTTTGCACTGTTCATCCACAACGGTGTAGTGAGATAAAGCCGTATTTCAACGGATCCAGTTAGGTGAGCTTATTTCAAGGAGCGCTCCATAAACCACGGCCCAGAGGGCAGAGATAGGCAAACTGGGCTGGGACACGTTTTAATAAGTAAAACCTCAAACTGTATAGGACTCAGCGCTGTTTCCCTGTTACCAACTCAAATATATTTGACTTAAATCAGACGAAATTACCTGCAATACACTAGTCTCAGATATGTAAGCATAACACGGCTACACAGAACCACGGCGGACCCATTTTTAATTGACAGTCGTTTCTCCTATTAAAACGTGTCCCACTGTAACATGCCGAGCAATGTCCTGGTGGCGTGGCTAACGGAGCGCTCTTTAAAATAAGATCAAGTAACGCAGTATTCCAATGGATCGAGTTTGTCGATACGTTAGCTAATTGGCATATCAGGGTGAAATCCAGATGGTGACCAATACCACAAGTTATTTCTCCCTCGCCCATCGAAATAAACCTCACTGTCTTTTACACGTTTAAACTAGCGTAATGCTGCTGTTGACAACTCGCCAGGATGACTGACTGAACCGAATCCATTCGTCTCCACTCGAATCTCAACTGCGAAACACACGTCATCCATTTGGGAACAAGGCGTGTTCGTATAGCCTCTTCCTTTTAACATATCACAACGTGATGAGCAGGGTTGCCATGCCCGTGGTTTTACGCGAAATTTGGGCTACTTGGAAAACGATTTTGCTGGTGAATTGTTCGCGGGTTGCAGGTTTTTGGCCTGCACTGCGGCCACCATCgcatttcttaaaaaaaaaaatgttttatttttattttactgtgaCGGGTTGCTGCTGACTATGATGCAGTGAGGGAGGCTGTTGCTGAATGAGTGTTTGGGAGGGCCGGAAGGAGGTGTGACAGAGCAGCAGTTCTTGAGTTTCTAGCGCTGCTCGAGTGGACATTTGAAATGGCCGTTATGGAACTCCCTCTCCGGGAAAAGTCCAcaataaaaaaaatgacattaaAATGTGTAGAATGACACATTGGCATATGTTGGCCATCAAGTAGAGTACTAATTTCTATGGCTTTGTAGGCTACTGTAGTCTCCTACCATTTGATACAAAAATAGTTTAAATGACGATATCATTGCAGTCATTGCAAATCAATTTGTGCCACTTGTGTAGCATATCTGGAGCTGGCAAACGGATTTAATAAATAGCCTATAACTTCAGGTTATTTTTGTTgtagccttgtgttattattaattattaatgcCCATGTTTAGTTAATTCAATTGGAAGTTATCAATTGTGATCTCACAGCTCTATCGCAATTGCGGATCAGCTTTTGTTAGAATGCATTACATTGACTTAACTGTCAGTCAGAATAGGCtacaggtaaaaaataaaaaaaaacactggctgttgttgacaaGCATATTAGTTCATATTCATATGTTATTCAGTGATTGAAATTACGACCCCATCCTTAGTAGCCTATTCCAGCAGGCTATTGGGCAACAAGCACTTCTTACCCCAAAATCGCCTTACTATATGTTGAATAAATGAGTCTGTCAATTTGAACTAAGCAAGCTGCTAAATCGTTCACTTTACATCTTGCCTATCAGGGGCTATaggctacctgcatctagctAACCAAACCATGCCAAAGTTGAATTACAATCATAAACCCAGATGGTAGTCAGTAGCCTATGCCTATTGAAATGACAATCCAATATCGCATTTTAGATATCTGCGCCTTATGGAtcgtggttgttgtggatggtttTTCACAactctaaatgtgtatttgaacccaataatggttgaattcaatcaatttaagctgcctatcaatcattgtttttgaaaccagtggacagccagtgaaaaatgtgctcttgtaacagctgcatagtgcggatccctgCCTATGGAATacaagtggggcttttattgctcagtCAAATTCATTctgataaaaataataataatccatagGACTactggacacatgctcaaacttgcacactttgatagacttaaaagtggcaatctgtagttgctacttccattttttaatttaaattatatatacagtaccagtcaaaagtttggacacctcctcattccagggtttttctttatctttactatttttttaaattgtagaattatagtgaagacatcaaaactatcaaataacacatatggaatcatgttgtaaccatcagatgcatcagatgacctggcctccacaatcaccagacctcaacccaattgagatggtttgggatgagttggaccgcagtgtgaaggaaaggcagccaacaagtgcttagcatatgtgggaactccttcaagactgttggaaaagcattccaggtgaagctggttgagagaatgctaagcgtatgcaaagctgtcatcaaggcaaaaggtggctactttgaagaatctaaaatataaaaatatattttcatttgtttaacacttttttggttactacatgatttcatatgttatttcatagttttgatgtcttcactattattctacaacgtagaaaatagtaaaaataaaaacccctgaatgagtaggtgtatccaaaatgtttgactggtcctgaatataatatatatagatcaattgattcttgaagaatataacttataaatgcctcatgagcttagttcaactgtcacattCCATGAGAACCCAGAATATAAACTTTTACTCCAATGTTTCTAAaatattgtaaatgtaaacaaacactgtaaagCCTcttaacatggttaaaacaatattttttatatcatggatggtcagtcctttcaTCCATagctgtctattaatctgagagtggttacatttctccagacccgtccctcagctttttaccaaaacagaggtgggGCGACCGTttggttattgtttcaactgtggatttgccctttaaatagctacatattatca
The genomic region above belongs to Oncorhynchus kisutch isolate 150728-3 linkage group LG16, Okis_V2, whole genome shotgun sequence and contains:
- the LOC116354021 gene encoding zinc finger protein 239-like; this translates as MSKLQMLNVFVTERLSAAAVEIFGAVEKTVAEYQEEICRSAEENERLRRLLDLVSKPEIKLHRADFQVLTPAVHPEQQNCKQEWSPSLGQEDPEPTQIKEEQQELRLSQEDSPQPSHLYQNQTVDDGERCILPIIITEEIKTEADGEGYIVPEPTSDQPLSVHPDCSAAVEKPYRCQQCDKSFTRKGHLTIHSKIHTGEKSYLCKQCDKSFIQKGDLDRHTRVHTGDNPYQCKHCGKMFNQKGSLTIHSRIHTGEKPYQCKDCDKSFNQKMELILHMRVHTGERPYNCPVCKKSYMALSYLRLHQRVHTGEKPYQCKECGKCFGYKGSLKSHMSTHTKTSA